The region ggggttactgCGTGATGCCAATCACCCCACAGGCCAATCGACCCCCAGCGTTGCCGGTTTTCAGGCTTTCTTCGTTGCCTCCTTTCCCCAGATCGTCGGCCTTCTCGTGgatctgagacagacagagaacaaGCGataaaccccccaaaaaaataattgactgTACGCAAGGTATTTCAAAGCGGCAACCCTTCATTTTCCACTTTTGGTGGATTTGGCGCCATCTGGTGGTGACATTAGCTGGCCGTCACAACAGTTCGTTTTCACACTCCCCAGAGTTCCATTGGAAACGTACCCATTACTAGGAGCACAGAGTGCATATTTTTCCTTAGGTGATAATCCAGTGAATCATTATAGACGCTCAGGACCTTCGCATTCGACATGCAAGGTCCTGAGCGTGCCTCATCACAATGAAATACTTGGCGGAATCGTTGCGCACAACACCACCGGTATATAATAGCATTCAGAGGAACAAGGACTGTGAACACAAATGCATTGAATCCATTTGTCTacaaaaatgcctttttaaaaaggtatcaaatgtgaattttttttttttttttttttttttttaatatggaaaaaaatgaaggattGCTACTTTAAAGGTTTTGGGCAGGGCTGCCAGATTGCAGTGCTGAACAGGTGCAGTGTCTGAAGGCTTCTGTGGGCTGCTGTCACTCAGCAGCCGATCCAGGCCTCGGAAACGAGGTGTGTGGACTCATCAGCCAATTGCACGCTTAAATTAAGTGTGGAAACACCAATGACAGACTGGAGCTTGACATCCCCGtcttacagtttttatttttatttttttaaatgtttccctCACCACCATGGTTCGCCCGATGATCGATTGGGGGCCGGTCAGCGTGAGCATTCTGTCCTTGATGTCGATTTTTGCCACGCCGTCATCCCCAGCCGTTACGTTGCCCAAGTCTCCCACGTGCCTGGAAGCAAATTACATCATCACGATgacatcccttcctctctctctctctctgcctccctccctccctctctctctctcagcagacACAAGTCATCCCATCACCACTGTCTGGAGGACTGAAACCAGgtctaaacaaataaaactgatacCACATTAAGAGCTTCCAGGGAATTAAATGAACACAATAAGACTAACTGTGGGTCCTTTCATCGCTCATAGTGCTCGCCCAAACAATGCGAAGTGCTGCTCTGCTTTTAAATCAAAGTGCAATTCTCGTGTTACACTGAACGGCTTTCTCGCTACACCCACATCctgtgcgtggtgcgtgtgcATCAATACCGCAAGAGGGAAGCATGAAAACACGCTGAATGAgaacattatttattcagaaacaAGCGTCCTGGGTGGCCACTGAACACCATCACATCCATCTCTTAAGCCCCTTTTATTGCTGCACccagttataaaaataaataaaaaatcaagcaGAAAATGTCCCAGCCACAAAAACCTGTGAGAACATGCATGAGGCAGGACGGGCCGCCCCCCTACTGCCGCTGTGGGTTCTGCTGAGCCCGCCCCCACCTTAcccttaaccccccccacccccagcctaCATCAGATAAGCCTGTGAAATTTCTAATTTCGTCGTCATGACAACAAGCGGATTTGGTGTCCTTtgcacccctgccccccttcacAGTCACAAGCAGCTgacaccccgcaccccccctgcccaacccccccccccccccctcacctgacTTCATCCTTGGGCCCACCGTGGGTCTTGTTATGCGGGTTGAAGTGGGGGCCAGCGCTGATGCAGCCtgcgacagagagagacagagagacagagagaggggaagggggggagagagagggagggagagagagcagagagagagagcagagagagagagacagagacagagacagagagaggggaagggggggagagagagggagagagagagagagagagagagattctcgTTACGCTCCTCACCCAGAGCCACGGACCAAACAGGCCGCATCTGATCTGTTTACATGGCCAGGGCCTCTCCCCGAACCAGCCAATCACCGTGCAGCCAATCACCGTGCAGGAGACACGACAGAACAATGTCCACAAGTTCAGTGTGTTAACCACACAACTGTACGCACCAAGACACAAGCAACTCAAATCACCCCAGACATGGCCTCACAGGGAGAGGTGGAacgtccaggggtcagaaagtaaaagtcccgcTGTGCGTTTCTGCCACCCATGAACTCCAGCCAACAGAGTTCACCAATTAGTTCTACCACCTGGCTGAGGAACTGTGCTAATTATCAAATTGGGGTGGCTGGACCTAAACACTAGGAGGACTTGCTGTGTTTATGTTGGGGTGTGTATTTAAagaggctggggtgggggggggggggaggagaaccTCACCATTTGTGTTGTCCCCATACACGTGGACGTGGAAGCCGTGCTCTCCCGGGGTGAGGCCGGTGATCTGTCCCGTCACCTGCACCGGAGCGGAGTCGCTCTGACGGAAGCAGAagcacacactcaacaccactgtgtgcgcacacgcaaGCCACTGAGGATCCAGCTCCGACTCCAGGAGCGAGTCCGTTTCTGGATTTCACGCCAAACTTACATCGGCTCAACCGTTAAGCCAGGCGGTGCATAACAAGAGCTGCAAGTGCAGAGCCGAACTGCCACAGGGTTCTGTGCCAACTGCTGCTGATAATTGCCTGAGAAATTCAGGCAAACAACTGGGATAAAAGCCCAAAACGGATATTCGTGTCCCTCAAGGAATGCAGTTCCCCACCTGCGTGTTCATGTTTTATAATCTGTCCCAACAACAGGTGCACTCAACAAAGCCGCGTTCAACAGGTTAAGAGCACTGACCCGAGTGCGTTTTATTAAGCAAACAAACATCTGGTCCAGCAAAAGGTTAGGTATGGGTAGACTCCACTGAGAAAACTCCACCACAGCCCA is a window of Anguilla rostrata isolate EN2019 chromosome 9, ASM1855537v3, whole genome shotgun sequence DNA encoding:
- the sod1 gene encoding superoxide dismutase [Cu-Zn], producing the protein MALKAVCVLKGTGDVTGTVFFEQGSDSAPVQVTGQITGLTPGEHGFHVHVYGDNTNGCISAGPHFNPHNKTHGGPKDEVRHVGDLGNVTAGDDGVAKIDIKDRMLTLTGPQSIIGRTMVIHEKADDLGKGGNEESLKTGNAGGRLACGVIGITQ